GAAAGAGAACCAGACGCTCGCGACGATCACCCTCCAGAACTACTTCCGCATGTACGACAAGCTCGCCGGCATGACCGGCACGGCCGACACCGAAGCGGACGAGTTCCACGAGATCTACGGCCTCGCCGTCTCGGTGATCCCGACTCACCGGCCGATGATCCGCATCGACAACCAGGACACGATCTACCGCACCGAGCCGGAGAAGTTCGACGCGATCGCGGACGGCGTGCGCGACCTCCACCAGAAGGGTCAGCCGGTCCTCGTGGGGACGGTCTCGATCGAAAAGTCGGAGCGGCTGTCGAACCTGCTCAAGCGCCGCGGGGTCCCGCACGTCGTGCTGAACGCGAAATTCCACGAACGGGAAGCCGAGATCGTCGCCCAGGCGGGGCGCGCCGGCGCGGTCACGATCGCGACGAACATGGCGGGACGCGGGACCGACATCATCCTCGGCGGCAATCCCGAGGCGATGGCGCAGCACCGGGCGAAGGAGTCGGCCAACCCGGAGGAGTTCGAGACGTTGAAGCGCGACCTCGCGGAGAAGTGCGCCGCCGAGCAGAAGGAGGTCCTCGAGAAGGGAGGCCTCTTCATCATCGGCACCGAGCGCCACGAGTCGCGCCGCATCGACAACCAGCTCCGCGGCCGGTCCGGCCGCCAGGGGGATCCCGGCGAGTCGCGCTTCTATCTCTCTCTCGAAGACGATCTGATGCGGATCTTCGCGTCGGACCGCCTCTCGAACATCATGAAGCGGCTCGGCATGGAAGAGGGCGTGCCGCTCGAGCACAAGATGGTGTCCCGCGCGATCGAGCGCGCCCAGAAGCAGGTCGAGGCCCGGAACTTCGAGAGCCGCAAGCACCTCCTCGAGTACGACGACGTCATGAACAAGCAGCGGGAGGCGATCTACAAGCTTCGCCGCGACATCCTCGAGGGGAAGGAAGGGCGGGACTACGTCCTCGGGCTGCGGGACACCGTCCTCGACTACGTGCTCGACCGCTGCTGTCCGGAGGAGAAGGACCCGCGCGACTGGGACGTCGATTCGCTGCGGACCGACCTGCGCGAGTACTTCGGCCTCGACATCGACCGCGAAGGGGTCGACCCGGCGTCGCTCTCGCGGCGCGAGCTCCTGACGGCGCTGATGGAGAAGACCGACGCGATCTACGACGCCAAGGAAAAGCTTCTCGGCGACGAATCGATGCGGAGTCACGAGCGCTACGTGATGATGC
The window above is part of the Thermoanaerobaculia bacterium genome. Proteins encoded here:
- the secA gene encoding preprotein translocase subunit SecA; amino-acid sequence: LGVENLYDMRNVELLHAAEQALKAHTLYRKDVEYVIKDGQVLIVDEFTGRILPGRRWSDGLHQAVEAKEGVKIEKENQTLATITLQNYFRMYDKLAGMTGTADTEADEFHEIYGLAVSVIPTHRPMIRIDNQDTIYRTEPEKFDAIADGVRDLHQKGQPVLVGTVSIEKSERLSNLLKRRGVPHVVLNAKFHEREAEIVAQAGRAGAVTIATNMAGRGTDIILGGNPEAMAQHRAKESANPEEFETLKRDLAEKCAAEQKEVLEKGGLFIIGTERHESRRIDNQLRGRSGRQGDPGESRFYLSLEDDLMRIFASDRLSNIMKRLGMEEGVPLEHKMVSRAIERAQKQVEARNFESRKHLLEYDDVMNKQREAIYKLRRDILEGKEGRDYVLGLRDTVLDYVLDRCCPEEKDPRDWDVDSLRTDLREYFGLDIDREGVDPASLSRRELLTALMEKTDAIYDAKEKLLGDESMRSHERYVMMQVVDQLWKDHLLAIDHLKEGIGLRGYGQKDPLVEYKKESFELFTVLKERIEDQIVKYLFRLQPVPAGDEEAEAEPAAPPPVQRRQPPKNVTYSHGPGTEAVETVHRSEPKVGRNDPCPCGSGKKYKKCHGAPVGVNA